In Bythopirellula goksoeyrii, a single window of DNA contains:
- a CDS encoding helix-turn-helix domain-containing protein: MKVFTTGQVAKICKVAPRTVSKWFDSGRLKGYRIPGSQDRRIPREYLIRFLKEHGMPLGDLEDEAMAKVLIVAQDQVLIENLKRELPAEKAFRTSTAASGFEAGIQAESFHPDCIIVDFSIGQVEALQICQNLRRSSDFAETILIALLPDDGTTASFDRSSINETFKKPFDAALLAERLRTLIGAKKELV; encoded by the coding sequence ATGAAGGTCTTTACAACTGGTCAGGTCGCCAAGATCTGCAAAGTGGCCCCGCGCACGGTCAGCAAATGGTTTGACTCAGGGCGTTTGAAGGGCTATCGAATTCCCGGTTCCCAGGACCGGCGGATTCCTCGCGAATATCTAATCCGTTTCCTCAAAGAGCATGGTATGCCTTTGGGCGATTTGGAAGATGAAGCGATGGCCAAAGTCCTGATCGTTGCCCAGGACCAGGTGCTGATCGAAAACCTGAAACGTGAACTACCTGCCGAAAAGGCATTCCGCACCTCTACCGCCGCGAGCGGTTTCGAGGCCGGCATCCAAGCCGAGAGCTTCCACCCTGATTGCATCATCGTCGATTTTTCAATCGGTCAAGTCGAAGCCCTGCAAATCTGCCAGAACCTGCGTCGTAGCAGTGACTTTGCAGAAACCATTTTGATCGCCCTGCTGCCAGACGATGGCACCACGGCAAGCTTCGATCGCTCCAGCATCAACGAGACGTTCAAGAAGCCTTTCGACGCCGCCCTGTTGGCCGAAAGACTGCGGACCCTGATCGGTGCGAAGAAAGAGTTGGTCTAA
- a CDS encoding putative signal transducing protein: MSSSANIPMKLIEVRTDTEAAIIVAALEREGIEAHISGEYTSGFRAEAPGWPTIVVRNTDFEHSQELLTKIKLPSDSTSNVSAENEDSHLNGLWTGLEIIAFIGTLGGIIYALISSI, translated from the coding sequence ATGAGTAGTTCTGCCAACATTCCGATGAAACTCATCGAAGTACGAACAGACACCGAAGCTGCAATTATCGTTGCGGCACTTGAACGCGAAGGCATTGAAGCGCATATCTCAGGAGAATATACGTCTGGTTTTCGCGCTGAAGCACCAGGTTGGCCAACTATTGTGGTTCGAAATACAGACTTCGAACATTCCCAAGAACTGTTGACAAAAATAAAATTGCCAAGTGATTCTACCAGTAATGTTTCCGCTGAAAATGAGGACTCTCACTTAAATGGGCTTTGGACTGGCCTTGAAATTATCGCTTTCATTGGAACCCTTGGCGGGATTATTTACGCACTCATTAGTTCAATTTGA
- the moaC gene encoding cyclic pyranopterin monophosphate synthase MoaC, translating to MPDLTHFDEQGASRMVDIGEKPVTHRMARASGIVRMQAATRRLILDRQLAKGDVLEVARLAGIMAAKRTGDLIPLCHPLPLDAVSIAFSEVGEDALRIEATVEVTAKTGVEMEALMAVSVAALTVYDMCKSVDRAMRVECVQLEEKSGGRSGHFVRE from the coding sequence ATGCCTGATCTTACCCATTTCGACGAACAAGGCGCCAGCCGCATGGTCGACATCGGCGAAAAGCCGGTCACACATCGCATGGCCAGGGCGAGTGGCATTGTGCGGATGCAGGCTGCCACGCGGCGATTGATTCTGGATCGCCAACTTGCCAAGGGGGACGTGCTGGAAGTTGCCCGATTGGCGGGGATCATGGCGGCGAAGAGGACAGGCGATTTGATTCCCTTGTGCCACCCACTGCCACTTGATGCGGTGAGCATCGCTTTCTCTGAGGTCGGCGAGGATGCTCTGCGGATTGAGGCTACGGTGGAAGTAACCGCCAAGACGGGGGTCGAGATGGAAGCCCTCATGGCCGTTTCCGTCGCGGCGCTGACCGTCTACGACATGTGCAAGAGTGTGGACCGAGCGATGCGGGTCGAGTGTGTCCAGCTTGAAGAAAAAAGCGGCGGTCGGAGCGGGCACTTTGTGCGTGAATGA
- the miaA gene encoding tRNA (adenosine(37)-N6)-dimethylallyltransferase MiaA: MNEAQPIVDCWFLSGATAVGKTQVALSLARRIGAEIISLDSMAVYRGMDIGTAKPTPEEQAQVLHHLIDVVDPSEEFSIERYLELAQEAVAEIRSRGHEVLFVGGTPLYLKALLRGLSSGPPADWKVREQIAAEVEEVGNEVLHQRLEQLDPLAASQIHPHDTRRLIRALEVFRATGEPISHQQSHFDEGTPADECRVFVLRRSREEQHERINERVEQMLERGLIDEVKRLTSEGKTLGRTASQAVGYREVIDYLADDDYDSMVAKIKARTRRFAKRQGTWFRSLCECRFVNIEGDADAEEVSEQIAAV, translated from the coding sequence GTGAACGAAGCACAACCGATCGTCGATTGTTGGTTTCTCAGTGGTGCTACCGCCGTGGGAAAAACCCAGGTCGCACTTTCGCTAGCCCGTAGAATCGGGGCCGAAATCATCTCGCTCGACTCGATGGCCGTCTATCGTGGAATGGACATCGGCACGGCCAAGCCTACCCCTGAGGAACAGGCCCAAGTATTGCATCACCTAATCGATGTTGTCGATCCGAGCGAGGAATTCAGTATCGAGCGCTATCTGGAATTGGCACAGGAAGCCGTTGCCGAGATCAGATCTCGGGGCCATGAAGTACTCTTTGTCGGCGGGACGCCGCTCTATCTAAAAGCGCTCCTGCGGGGGTTGTCGTCGGGGCCCCCTGCCGACTGGAAAGTGCGCGAGCAAATTGCCGCGGAAGTCGAAGAAGTTGGTAACGAGGTGTTGCACCAGCGACTGGAGCAACTCGATCCGCTGGCCGCTTCGCAGATTCATCCACACGATACGCGGCGATTGATTCGTGCATTGGAGGTATTCCGCGCCACTGGCGAACCTATCAGCCATCAGCAGTCACACTTTGACGAAGGTACTCCAGCAGACGAGTGCCGGGTGTTTGTACTGCGCCGCTCTCGCGAAGAACAACATGAACGGATAAATGAGAGAGTAGAGCAGATGCTCGAACGCGGCTTAATCGATGAAGTGAAGCGACTGACTTCCGAGGGAAAAACCCTCGGTCGCACCGCGAGTCAAGCAGTCGGGTATCGCGAGGTGATCGATTATCTTGCCGATGACGACTATGATTCGATGGTTGCAAAGATCAAGGCCCGCACGCGCCGCTTTGCCAAACGTCAAGGAACCTGGTTTCGCAGTCTGTGCGAGTGTCGATTTGTGAACATCGAAGGAGACGCAGATGCAGAAGAAGTCTCCGAACAGATCGCCGCCGTGTGA
- the hisE gene encoding phosphoribosyl-ATP diphosphatase, producing MSHETRPLNRLEQTILARKDAPSEKSYTTQLLEGGIEKIGGKIIEEAAEVVEAAGEPGEEGCQHTIREAGDLLYHLLVLMACRGVSLAEVEAELARREGVSGLEEKASRKS from the coding sequence ATGTCTCACGAAACACGTCCACTCAACCGTCTGGAACAAACGATTCTAGCGCGCAAAGATGCTCCCAGCGAGAAATCCTACACTACCCAACTGCTTGAAGGGGGCATTGAGAAAATCGGTGGCAAAATCATCGAGGAAGCCGCCGAGGTGGTCGAAGCGGCAGGAGAGCCTGGAGAAGAAGGCTGCCAGCACACTATTCGGGAGGCAGGAGACCTGCTTTATCACCTGCTCGTCTTGATGGCCTGCCGTGGGGTGAGCCTTGCAGAGGTCGAAGCCGAACTTGCTCGGCGAGAGGGTGTCTCCGGATTAGAAGAAAAGGCTTCGCGAAAATCATAA
- the hisG gene encoding ATP phosphoribosyltransferase: MTENLRIGVPSKGRLADISTALLLEAGLRFRRQDRSLFARVKEMPIDITFLRTDDIPVLCAEGAIDLGITGADLVAESGVELVERLNLGVGNCRLAVCVPTDGGIDSPKKLAGKRIASSFPNVTQSYLAKHGVSAHTVKLTGSVEVMIALGIADAIVDLVETGSTLAANRLRILDEIGTYETVLIQNPNTNHEALCDRVVRRLEGVVIARAYSLLEYNVPAAQLTDAERITPGYNSPTVNQLEDKSWYSVRAMVKRGEVIGIMEQLETLGATAILETSIANCRL, translated from the coding sequence ATGACTGAAAACTTGCGCATTGGTGTTCCCAGCAAAGGCCGGTTGGCCGATATTTCTACGGCATTATTGCTCGAAGCGGGACTACGTTTTCGCCGCCAAGATCGGAGCCTCTTTGCTCGCGTGAAGGAGATGCCGATCGACATCACTTTTCTTCGCACTGACGACATCCCTGTGTTATGCGCCGAAGGAGCGATTGATCTTGGCATCACCGGGGCCGACTTGGTAGCAGAGAGTGGCGTCGAGCTGGTCGAGCGACTCAATCTGGGCGTTGGCAATTGTCGACTGGCAGTTTGTGTCCCGACTGATGGAGGGATCGATTCTCCCAAGAAGCTCGCAGGCAAACGAATCGCTTCCAGTTTTCCCAACGTGACTCAATCGTATTTGGCAAAGCATGGTGTGAGCGCACACACGGTAAAGCTCACCGGCTCGGTCGAGGTGATGATCGCGTTAGGTATAGCGGACGCAATTGTCGACTTGGTTGAGACAGGCAGTACCTTGGCTGCCAATCGTCTGCGAATCTTGGATGAGATCGGCACCTATGAGACGGTATTGATTCAGAATCCTAACACGAATCACGAGGCCTTGTGCGACCGGGTTGTGCGTCGACTTGAAGGAGTAGTCATTGCGAGAGCTTATTCGCTTTTGGAATACAATGTCCCCGCTGCACAACTCACCGATGCCGAACGCATTACGCCCGGCTACAATTCGCCTACTGTCAATCAGCTTGAAGACAAAAGCTGGTACAGTGTGCGAGCGATGGTCAAGCGAGGCGAAGTAATCGGCATCATGGAGCAGCTAGAAACGCTTGGCGCGACCGCGATTTTGGAAACTTCGATCGCCAATTGCCGCCTCTAA
- a CDS encoding SHD1 domain-containing protein, protein MANSPRHRFWHSGILVHGSYVFACLSAFIFATSSTAAEYESRIWSDKSGKHEIKAKFIDLVDGQVRLERPNGDVSRIPLEKLSVADQDYVKNGAKSAQPHEPAAPAPQGLQVGDRVEAQHFGKWKLGVVTEIDYKWDDVEVRIDGDDDMDWTKDLDELRYPGTTQQPFLVKPASPASSLKTVRPDYDDMARLIADGTPADKIQADPHSDAGSAWKPRAVRLSGKSDFFEKPADFVVTASAEPLALILHGNHHGEALPRVEIVDLSSRKVVASGPAPPGTSKLVLSPSGTTIATAQSDLHGDDSSGQVDIWKLADKKISHLVSFVPYVMNTWPNLDPEWFAWLDDKRLFTVNSEGQLLLWNASDAKANYELMLDRGVKPLLTAGRRHLVVPTSAGVQFYDADSGDLLAVVGSGNFRNATLAFSPSGRQLAIASNEFIDVFDITTGETTRSFPCRGLGFRDELTWVDEDYLFSAGGLLINVPLRIIAWKFDIRNQLVKSFAGTHWMLLDNHAKKTQALVPFELPPPEALEAVKDLSDEDLLVVKPGDSISIDVQIPEDNLLAQDVQQSLEEALADANMKLVDDSPLKLVARTKTGETQKIRYRGFHDHFGKGELIDVVNRIYEMELLLNGAVIWKRESVHSAPYHLQLQEGESTRTAIDRVMKPSGANFKGRLPSFVVRPEYMEPLGKSNLSLGF, encoded by the coding sequence ATGGCCAATTCTCCTCGACATCGTTTCTGGCACTCAGGCATATTGGTTCATGGCAGCTATGTTTTTGCTTGTCTAAGTGCTTTCATATTTGCAACCAGTTCGACGGCTGCCGAATATGAATCCCGTATCTGGTCGGACAAGAGTGGCAAACACGAAATCAAGGCGAAGTTTATCGATTTGGTTGACGGTCAAGTCCGACTGGAGCGCCCCAACGGCGATGTCAGCCGTATCCCGCTGGAGAAGCTCAGCGTAGCTGATCAAGACTATGTGAAGAACGGTGCCAAATCTGCTCAACCACATGAGCCCGCAGCGCCTGCTCCCCAGGGTTTGCAGGTTGGGGATCGCGTCGAGGCCCAGCACTTTGGCAAATGGAAACTGGGGGTCGTTACGGAGATTGACTACAAGTGGGATGACGTTGAAGTACGCATCGATGGCGACGACGATATGGATTGGACCAAGGACCTCGACGAGCTGCGCTACCCCGGTACGACTCAGCAGCCGTTCCTGGTCAAACCAGCCTCCCCCGCCAGCTCTCTCAAGACTGTCCGCCCGGATTACGATGATATGGCGAGGCTGATTGCCGATGGCACTCCCGCCGACAAAATCCAAGCCGACCCGCACTCTGATGCCGGCTCTGCTTGGAAACCCCGCGCTGTGCGACTTAGCGGCAAGAGTGACTTTTTCGAAAAGCCAGCCGATTTTGTCGTTACTGCATCTGCCGAACCATTGGCGCTTATTCTGCATGGAAATCATCATGGAGAGGCGTTGCCTCGAGTTGAAATTGTCGACCTCAGTTCCCGCAAAGTGGTTGCCTCTGGGCCGGCTCCTCCTGGCACGAGCAAACTGGTACTTTCTCCCTCAGGAACTACGATTGCGACCGCTCAGTCGGATCTTCATGGCGATGACTCTTCGGGACAAGTTGACATCTGGAAGTTGGCTGACAAAAAGATCAGCCACTTGGTGAGTTTTGTGCCTTACGTGATGAATACCTGGCCGAATCTCGATCCCGAATGGTTCGCGTGGCTCGACGACAAGCGCTTGTTTACCGTGAACTCAGAGGGCCAACTGTTGTTGTGGAATGCCTCCGACGCGAAGGCGAATTACGAACTGATGCTCGATCGAGGTGTTAAGCCGTTGCTGACTGCCGGAAGAAGACATTTGGTGGTCCCTACCTCCGCAGGAGTACAGTTTTATGATGCCGATTCGGGCGACTTGCTTGCAGTCGTCGGCTCAGGGAATTTTCGAAATGCGACTCTGGCGTTTTCTCCCTCAGGACGCCAGTTGGCGATCGCGTCTAATGAGTTTATCGACGTGTTCGACATAACAACCGGTGAAACGACACGTTCGTTTCCCTGCCGCGGTCTCGGCTTTCGAGATGAATTGACATGGGTCGATGAAGACTACCTCTTTTCAGCAGGCGGACTGCTGATCAATGTCCCCTTGCGTATCATCGCTTGGAAATTCGACATCCGAAATCAGCTGGTAAAATCTTTTGCTGGCACACATTGGATGCTATTGGACAACCATGCCAAGAAGACACAGGCTCTGGTACCTTTCGAACTGCCTCCACCAGAAGCTCTCGAAGCTGTGAAGGATCTCAGTGATGAAGACCTGTTGGTCGTCAAACCCGGCGACTCCATCAGCATCGATGTACAGATTCCAGAAGACAACTTATTGGCGCAAGATGTTCAACAATCACTCGAAGAGGCACTGGCAGACGCGAACATGAAGTTGGTTGACGATTCGCCACTTAAACTCGTGGCAAGGACTAAGACAGGTGAGACGCAAAAAATCCGCTATCGTGGGTTTCACGATCATTTCGGCAAGGGAGAACTTATCGATGTGGTCAATCGCATCTACGAAATGGAACTACTGCTCAACGGTGCGGTCATCTGGAAACGTGAATCTGTGCATTCGGCGCCTTATCACTTGCAATTGCAAGAAGGGGAAAGCACCCGCACGGCAATCGACCGTGTGATGAAGCCGAGCGGAGCGAATTTCAAGGGGCGACTTCCTTCGTTCGTTGTACGGCCTGAGTATATGGAGCCCCTGGGAAAGAGCAACTTGTCGCTAGGGTTTTGA
- a CDS encoding flotillin family protein: MTNLILLAQMASETMIWLAILAAAVAAIFFMMIIMLKTNYKRCSSNQVLVIFGKTKQGQAAKTVHGGASFVWPLFQDYEYLSLEPIQIEIPLRGALSIENIRVNVPSVFTVAIGTAPEVMTNAAIRLLGLSTADIRKQAEEIIFGQLRQVVASMGIEDINRDRDAFLQHIQNSVEPELKKIGLVLINVNITDITDESGYIDAIGQKAASQAIQQARGDVADEEKQGEIRVAQANRERAIEVANATRDQQIGTRDAEREQAVRIADMAKLQSVGEQEAAYERDIQIKNAEREMRISVAQANATAVEGENLSEAKVAQSQATLLTEKADAYQRGESRKREAEAAVLEVQNRAMAKAALAEAEKIEAEQRAKLEAPAKAQKARTVVEAEAEAEKRRLEAVGEASAIYAKLEAEARGQYEILAKKGEGLKQIVAACGGAKEAFQLMMLEHLDTLAESSAKAISNIKFDKVVVWENGGSNGRSNTADFLHKMAGTLPPMMQVMRDIGGIEIPESLAKLAGEGDIKESSENGHVSTVESSADVPPKRKGV; the protein is encoded by the coding sequence ATGACAAACTTGATCCTTCTGGCACAAATGGCATCCGAAACGATGATCTGGCTGGCAATACTCGCCGCAGCAGTCGCGGCAATCTTCTTCATGATGATCATCATGCTGAAGACAAACTACAAACGTTGCTCCAGCAATCAGGTGCTGGTCATCTTTGGTAAGACCAAGCAAGGGCAGGCCGCCAAGACCGTACATGGTGGGGCGTCATTCGTCTGGCCCTTGTTTCAGGACTACGAATATCTGAGTCTTGAACCGATTCAAATTGAGATCCCCTTGCGGGGTGCCCTCTCGATCGAGAACATCCGTGTTAACGTGCCTAGTGTGTTCACCGTTGCCATTGGCACAGCTCCCGAGGTGATGACCAACGCCGCGATTCGGCTCTTGGGACTCTCGACGGCAGATATCCGCAAGCAGGCAGAAGAGATTATCTTCGGTCAACTTCGGCAGGTGGTCGCCTCGATGGGCATCGAGGACATCAACCGAGATCGTGACGCCTTCTTGCAGCACATTCAAAACTCAGTCGAGCCAGAACTCAAGAAGATCGGTCTCGTGCTGATCAATGTGAACATCACCGACATCACCGATGAGAGCGGCTACATCGACGCGATTGGCCAGAAGGCTGCCTCGCAGGCGATTCAGCAGGCTCGTGGTGATGTGGCCGACGAAGAGAAGCAAGGTGAAATCCGCGTGGCTCAGGCCAATCGTGAACGGGCGATTGAAGTGGCCAATGCGACCCGTGACCAGCAGATCGGCACCCGCGATGCCGAGCGCGAACAGGCTGTGCGAATCGCCGACATGGCCAAACTGCAGTCTGTGGGTGAGCAAGAGGCGGCCTACGAACGCGATATTCAGATTAAGAATGCCGAGCGCGAGATGCGTATCTCGGTCGCCCAGGCTAACGCCACCGCTGTCGAAGGGGAAAACCTCTCCGAGGCGAAAGTTGCCCAGTCACAAGCGACCTTGCTCACAGAGAAAGCTGATGCCTATCAACGGGGCGAATCCCGCAAACGCGAAGCCGAAGCTGCGGTGCTCGAAGTACAAAACCGCGCAATGGCTAAAGCGGCCCTGGCCGAGGCTGAAAAAATTGAAGCAGAGCAACGAGCCAAGCTCGAAGCCCCCGCCAAGGCACAAAAAGCGAGAACTGTGGTCGAGGCCGAGGCGGAAGCCGAGAAGCGTCGCCTGGAAGCAGTCGGTGAAGCATCGGCAATCTACGCCAAGCTCGAAGCCGAGGCCCGTGGCCAATACGAAATCTTGGCCAAGAAGGGCGAAGGCCTCAAGCAAATAGTCGCAGCCTGTGGCGGCGCGAAAGAAGCCTTCCAACTCATGATGCTCGAACACCTCGACACCCTTGCCGAAAGTTCCGCCAAAGCGATCTCGAACATCAAGTTCGACAAGGTCGTCGTTTGGGAAAACGGCGGCAGCAACGGCCGCTCGAACACCGCTGACTTCCTTCACAAGATGGCGGGGACCCTTCCTCCGATGATGCAAGTAATGCGCGACATCGGTGGTATTGAGATCCCTGAGAGTTTGGCGAAACTTGCCGGCGAAGGCGACATTAAAGAATCCTCGGAAAATGGTCACGTGTCGACGGTTGAATCATCGGCTGACGTTCCCCCCAAACGCAAGGGAGTCTAA
- a CDS encoding DUF4331 family protein, translated as MNSRLILPTFALASLLLSVESVTQAADHLDAPNVMGLADRDINDLYAFQSPTNSNNTVLIMTVNPIAGNPATGSNAPFGATVNYGFQIDNTGDAIADVSYTTTFTASVGGVQTLTTLRNGVPFATGTTGMNITATGAGGGTVRADVFDDPFFFDLNGFNNGLAFTGDDFFAGLNTNAIVLEVPSSDLGGNIGVWATTEVGGNQVDRIGRPAINTVLIPSARKSEFNMADPADDPTAFGSDVQAAIESLNGGDSTHAATLTGILLPDVLTIDTSDASGFLNGRQLADDVIDAELTLLTNSSSPIGDGVAANDVAFPGVFPYLAAANVPEPGTFALGALSLAALGFRRRGRS; from the coding sequence ATGAACTCCCGACTGATCCTTCCGACATTCGCTTTGGCATCGTTGTTGCTAAGCGTGGAATCTGTCACACAAGCAGCGGATCACCTCGACGCCCCCAATGTGATGGGTCTGGCCGATCGTGACATCAATGATCTGTACGCGTTCCAGTCGCCAACGAATTCCAATAACACGGTCTTGATCATGACGGTAAATCCTATCGCCGGTAATCCTGCCACGGGTTCAAACGCACCCTTTGGCGCCACAGTGAACTACGGGTTCCAGATTGACAACACTGGCGATGCTATCGCCGACGTAAGCTACACAACGACATTCACGGCTTCGGTAGGTGGAGTTCAAACACTCACCACTCTGCGTAATGGCGTACCATTTGCCACCGGCACGACCGGAATGAATATCACCGCGACCGGTGCCGGCGGGGGAACCGTGCGAGCAGATGTGTTTGACGATCCGTTCTTCTTCGATCTGAATGGGTTTAACAATGGCCTTGCCTTCACGGGCGACGACTTTTTCGCCGGCTTGAATACGAACGCGATTGTGTTGGAGGTTCCCAGTAGCGATTTGGGCGGCAACATTGGTGTTTGGGCTACCACCGAGGTTGGTGGAAATCAAGTCGACCGCATTGGTCGACCCGCCATCAATACTGTGCTAATTCCCTCGGCAAGAAAATCAGAGTTCAATATGGCCGATCCTGCTGATGATCCGACTGCTTTCGGCTCCGATGTCCAGGCAGCCATCGAAAGCCTGAATGGTGGCGATAGCACTCACGCGGCGACTTTGACAGGAATTCTTCTGCCGGACGTTCTCACCATTGATACGTCAGACGCCAGCGGATTCTTGAACGGGCGTCAGCTTGCGGACGATGTGATCGACGCCGAATTGACGTTGTTGACGAACAGCTCTTCTCCGATCGGTGACGGCGTAGCTGCCAACGACGTTGCATTTCCAGGTGTGTTCCCGTATTTGGCTGCCGCTAACGTGCCCGAGCCGGGGACCTTTGCACTGGGAGCATTAAGCTTGGCAGCGCTTGGCTTCCGCCGACGCGGTCGTTCCTAA